CACTAACAACAATTACCTCATGCAGTTTCAGTCGGATATCCTGGGAGTAGAGGTGGATCGCCCCGCCATCACGGAATCTACGGCACTCGGTGCTGCCTATCTGGCGGGGTTGCATGCTGGCGTCTGGACACTGGATGAAATTAAGAAAGTGAGAAAGACGGATAGAAAATTTGCTCCGGGCATAACAAAGACTGAACGAGACCACTTATACAAGGGCTGGCAAAAAGCAGTACAAAGAACATTTGACTGGGCAAAGGATTTATGAATGCATTCAACGCAAATGACAGGGGTGATTTGGTTAAGGTCCTGGGAGATACCCACTACGACCTCATCATTATAGGGGGAGGTATTACGGGAGCAGGTATAGCGCTGGATGCTGCCTCAAGAGGATTGAAAACAGCCCTGTTTGAAAAAAACGACTTTGCCTCGGGTACCAGTAGCAAATCCACCAAACTGATACACGGTGGGCTTAGGTACCTCAAGCAATTTGAGGTAGCACTGGTTCGGGAAGTGGGGCAGGAACGAGCGGTGGTGCACCATCTGGCGCCGCACCTGGTGAAAGCGGAGAAAATGCTTCTTCCATTGATTACTGATGGTACTTATGGTAAAATCCTCACTTCGGTGGGGCTGATGGTCTATGATGTACTGGCCGGGGTGGAGAAGGTGGATCAGCGCAAGATGCTGACCAAAGAGGAAACACTAGAGATGGAACCCCTGCTTGGGCCTGATGTACTGGAGGGAGGCGGGGTTTACGCTGAGTACAGAACTGATGATGCCCGCCTCACGATAGAAATTCTGAAAACAGCTACCCGGATGGGTGCTGATATTATCAACTACGGAGAGGTCACAGACTTTGTGTACCATGCAGGGAAAATTACCGGGGTACATTGGCGTGATAACCTTACAGACACCAGCTACACAAGTAGCTGCGATTACACGGTGAGTGCAGCCGGGCCATGGGTAGATGAAATACGAGCTAAAAACAAATCCTTACATGGGAAGCACCTGCACCCTACTAAAGGTGTGCACATTGTGGTGCCGCATGAGAAGTTCCCCGTTCACCAGTCGGTCTACTTTGATGTGCCGGATGGGCGGATGATTTTTGCCATTCCCAGAGATCGGGTGACTTATATTGGCACCACCGATACCGACTACCATGGAGACATCAATGATGTGCGCACTGAAAAAGTGGACGTGGACTACCTGATCAACGGAGTAAGGCATATTTTCCCTGAGATAAAGCTCAACATAAAGGACGTAGAATCCAGCTGGGCTGGCCTGCGACCCTTGATAGAAGAGGAGGGAAAATCGGCCTCCCAGCTTTCGCGAAAGGATGAAATATTTGAATCAGAAACAGGACTTTTATCGATAGCCGGGGGTAAACTGACAGGCTATCGCAAGATGGCAGAACGGATTGTGGACAGATTGTCCAAAAAGATCAGAGAGGATAAAGACAAGAAACTTTCGGACTGTGTGACCGACAAAATTTACCTGTCAGGAGGCGTGTTCAAGGACG
The DNA window shown above is from Marinoscillum sp. 108 and carries:
- a CDS encoding glycerol-3-phosphate dehydrogenase/oxidase codes for the protein MNAFNANDRGDLVKVLGDTHYDLIIIGGGITGAGIALDAASRGLKTALFEKNDFASGTSSKSTKLIHGGLRYLKQFEVALVREVGQERAVVHHLAPHLVKAEKMLLPLITDGTYGKILTSVGLMVYDVLAGVEKVDQRKMLTKEETLEMEPLLGPDVLEGGGVYAEYRTDDARLTIEILKTATRMGADIINYGEVTDFVYHAGKITGVHWRDNLTDTSYTSSCDYTVSAAGPWVDEIRAKNKSLHGKHLHPTKGVHIVVPHEKFPVHQSVYFDVPDGRMIFAIPRDRVTYIGTTDTDYHGDINDVRTEKVDVDYLINGVRHIFPEIKLNIKDVESSWAGLRPLIEEEGKSASQLSRKDEIFESETGLLSIAGGKLTGYRKMAERIVDRLSKKIREDKDKKLSDCVTDKIYLSGGVFKDGNDVHRYQKEVEQQVVSFGLDPYYAEYLVSNYGRQTGDIFKLFRQRQETDPEIRLALSELVFTIENEAVHSLLDFFERRTGRLYFNIKTIPKLIEPVFQHLTSTFGWSEARQQKEKDWLHLGLEVASHFL